cactgcacagattaaagtcccataagaacagaatatgggtatagcagtgatcaatatgatgcacgtctgttgcgtagcaaatgatatggattgaagtcccaaaaggacaatcctttaacatgtcaatattgatattgtgcacgcctaatgcgtagcaaattatatgggttaaagtcccataatatgggttaaagtcccataaattaattgacatgtatgtattaatctgtggcatgcctgcagcatgacagatatatgggttctaaatgttttAACTCCCTAagtggagattatccacgccctactttaaaataacgctccattggaggttgtaatccacattctcacataataaaatcCCCATGacgtggcttgggtacccaaaaacaaagaaatgcttataattgatgcatgcgcatgcacatgagaattgtgggatcatgaattgatgaatgaaaaattttgattttggagtagctacttaaatcatcaatgggtTGTGTtaattggaaccacgttcaattattaaatgtcgacaatatcattgaccaaaatggaatgaggcaattccattatagatgagaataacgtgaaagaacaaacccacagtacgaacccaaaaagatgttaatattgaaagttatacttgggtgttcagaataaaaggaaatatacctgctttgtatgacacaatgtttttggcagaaacaaggagtgttgggttttctccatatttacagattcaattgtgcccccccctttattgcacatttacggagaccaacatgttatctttaagggttattaaatgcacggagTATATCATcagaagtgattccctaaagatgtataaatagcagggttaaagctatataatgtgtcataaagttcaATCGCTTAAACAAAATCCCTGAAAGGATTagaattgcatgaagcaagtccctaaaggacatgtgcctgaagcacaaaaccTGTACTCAATTCTAAATaagcataaattgcctcagtgagtacattgattataatatgtttgcaacatATTGAAACTCttgaagagttcaagaaatatttgtctcgacttaaagatcgagcattatgccaacgagattcttgcttatactaagaaagtattgaagcatttttatgaggattatccgttggacactttaaggattttccggaagtatattggaccggacatcgtattttccagatagagctcaactccatcaccatcattttgggatgatgtgaggtatATTTGATGTTATCTCCGCATAACACCATGTACAggcatattcttttcaagtgaacttacaaatagcccaagttttgttggaaacgcggactctgaaaatttctatgatttacatagagatagctcactggaaatatatttacttactcaacTACAAGAATTGTTAATGGCTACATCCTCCACTCACTCCGAAAGATTCTCACTCCAAAAGATAGTCATGAAGACATCAAggggagatattaatcagggggagcatccagaagtatgctatacagattgttgtactcttctttcttccttccatcagttttctacctcactaggttttctccaagcaagTTTTTAATGATGCAACCGAcatatcatttgtggtctccaaaggggagtgttgtaaagtcaaCAATGTGGATCCCAAAATGGCAAGCCCACACTACCCaattgattgaagaatatTAATGATGTTTGTCTGCCAATTATTCGAGTGAAGCCAAATGCTTGTGAAGTGAACAGCCAATGTCTTTGGCCTATAAATAGATACCTCCATCAGTAGAAGAGGGTGCttagagaagaggaagagaaggaagaaagaaggtgagtgagtggagaggaaagagagcagagagaaattctccaagagagaaaattcagtaagccaaacatattgtaaacactaaagttgtagccctattattttatatagtggaaaagttactgctaTTGCTCTCCCAGGatgtaggcatagccgaacctcgttaaatgctgtgtctcatttACTTTACGTACAGCTCAATATTTTAGCACATATTccgttcattttataacaatgGGAAATATTCGTCAATAGAAGTTTCAGGATAGAATCCTTTCATCATTGCAAGAAACTTGTGACGAAATCAGTGACGCAATCAACTTAAGATAATGAAGGAATGGCTGGTGTGCCTACCCCTTTCAGTCCAATATGCGTCTGTTTCCCAACGCATTGTGAGAGAAAAACACTATAAATACGACAAGAGCAagcaacaaacaaagaaagatgatcTAATTAAGTACTAGGAAAATTGTCATGGCAACAGATAAGGTTAAGCTTTTAGGGTATGTTTTCAGTCCATTTTCCCGTAGAGTGGAGTGGGCTCTGAAGCTGAAGGGCATTGATTATGAGTATGTAGAAGAAGATATCTTCAACAAAAGCCCTCTTCTTCTGCAACTCAATCCAGTTCGCAAAAAAGTTCCAGTTTTGGTTCATGGCAACGAAGTGGTCTCTGAGTCATTCACTATTCTTGAATATATTGATGAGACATGGAAGCAAAACCCATTGTTGCCTCAAGATCCTTATGCAAGAGCCATATCACGCTTTTGGGCTAACTTCACGGAAGAGAAAGTGAGCCATATGCTAgaattaatttgtttcaattttatcTAGTAAATGCATCAAAATCATCTTAATTAAGGCGAGTTTTGTTGCATTAGTCACTCACGTGCATATAAACGACTTTGAACGGTTGATGGATGTGGATACTACTATACACGATCGTTGTGGATAGCATTTTTCCTTACCATACATCTACTTACTATTACTACTGGGTTAAAAACTTGAGTGGGAAAACATGTGGAGAGAGGTTCGCAACCCCTAGGCacccaatgaatatttgtgtaacCTCCATCCTCCAATGGCTTGtactaaaagaaattaaaaaggagTACAAGCTTATAGTTTCTCAAATGTTGCACGGAGCTACCGGCCACTCAAATCTAATTTTGCTTTCACCAATGTTATACTAAGTAAGAGATATGATTATTGGTGAATATTTTACAAACATATCTTTTGTGATATGATTTCATATATTGACTgacttttaatttcttgttaggTTCTGGATGCTGGATTTACAGCTTTAATATGCTCCACAGGAGAGCAACAAGAAAAGGCTTTGAAATCAACTATTGAGGCCTTGGAACACATAGAAGGAGACCTCATGGGAAAGAAGATTTTAGGAGGGGAAAGCATTGGGTATTTGGACATTGCAATGGGATGGATCTCTTACTGGCTGCCTATTTGGGAGGAAGTAGGCTCCAGGCAGGTTTTGGACCCTTCAAAATTTCCTGCAACCATTTCATGGATCAACAAAATTCTTAGCCACCCTGTGATCAAGGACAACTTACCTCCTCGAGACAAAGCGGTTGCTTATTTTCACGGGAGGAGAAATTTTAAGACTTCTGGGAAGACTTAGCCATAGATGCTCGTCTGCCCATATTGTACTAGTTTCTAAAACTAGAGAATAAATGTGATATATGTAATATGGTTAAGGTGTGTATTAAGAGTATTTTACCTTTGCTCCTGAAGTGCTATGTTCGAATCTCTCGTCTTAATTATAATTGTTTAATAAATTCTATAGGCACACGCTTCATGCATGACAATTGGCCTTTTTTTATActaaatatttgttttattttatgataattttcaaattaaactaCCAAACACATGCTTAAATCTTAAAAACACTAATTTGTTTtctcatttcattttcaagaaacattttataaaaataattttagaaaatattaCCAGACGGACTCTATAATCCCTTACACTTTAATTTATTGGGCCTAAAATGATATTATTGAAGTCTGGTTGACCCAATTATGGATGTCCGGTCCACGTACCCAAGCACTTCCTCTCTACTTAACACGTGTGTCACAGTCTGTGTGTCTCACAGAGCTCCATTGATTTTTGAAACGGTTGGAATTCAACAAGGCCTAAGCAGCGGAGCAAGAAAGCCTTATCGGTCATAATGGCCTCTTGCCCCACCGCCTTTTTCTGCAACCACGCAGCAACAGCAGCACCGTGGTCATCTTCCAGAACCGGAACCAGAAGAAGTTTCTGTAGACGGAGCTCTGTGAAAGCAACCATCAATGCCAAGCTCGACCAGAAGACGTCGTTGCAGTACAAGAAGCTCGGAGACTCAGACCTTGTAATTAGCGAAATCACTCTGGGAACCATGACATTCGGCGAGCAAAACACAGAGAAAGAAGCTCATGAGATTCTCAGCTACGCATTCGAAAATGGGATTAACGCTTTGGACACTGCAGAAGCTGTAAGTGCTTGTAGATtgcttgaattttgttggCCTCAGTTTAAATTTGTTTCGTTTGGGTTTTGATTAAAGtttaaatcttttttgtttgttgcagtACCCAA
The window above is part of the Prunus dulcis chromosome 1, ALMONDv2, whole genome shotgun sequence genome. Proteins encoded here:
- the LOC117620579 gene encoding probable glutathione S-transferase; this encodes MATDKVKLLGYVFSPFSRRVEWALKLKGIDYEYVEEDIFNKSPLLLQLNPVRKKVPVLVHGNEVVSESFTILEYIDETWKQNPLLPQDPYARAISRFWANFTEEKVLDAGFTALICSTGEQQEKALKSTIEALEHIEGDLMGKKILGGESIGYLDIAMGWISYWLPIWEEVGSRQVLDPSKFPATISWINKILSHPVIKDNLPPRDKAVAYFHGRRNFKTSGKT